One genomic window of Eggerthella timonensis includes the following:
- the dinB gene encoding DNA polymerase IV, whose amino-acid sequence MRSDSPQTDSEAPADGDGFALPLEEWRGPAILLVDLDAFFASVEQLDHPAWRGKPVIVGGDADKHGVVSTASYEARPYGVHSAMPSSTAKRLCPHAIWTHGHFDRYREMSNAIMDILRAETPHVQQVSIDEAFMDVTPTSVNREHPVRVAQRIQQRVEKLGVTCSIGVGTSKTVAKIASDMDKPRGLTVVYPGGERDFLAPLPVRTMSGIGAAAEEKLHSRGIRTLGQLADADEGMLLRVFGKNGRVMHVRANGGDDAPVEQDDTVKSVSNEMTFASDLTARDEVEGAIATIAAKVGRRLRRKGLRGRTISLRVRYDDRSVRSVQRQLAAPSDDEFAYTPLLYRMMDELWRPGMPVRLIGVGMTGFEGGEGVQESLFDLAEAAPNEDDVRPSIPDEGKRRGLIEATDLVKDKFGESAVRFGRELRGEGNTTGSASKNPADYK is encoded by the coding sequence ATGCGATCCGATTCCCCACAGACCGATTCCGAAGCGCCCGCAGACGGCGACGGCTTCGCCCTGCCGCTCGAGGAGTGGCGCGGGCCGGCCATCCTGCTTGTGGACCTCGATGCGTTCTTCGCCTCGGTCGAGCAGCTCGACCATCCCGCTTGGCGCGGCAAGCCGGTCATCGTGGGCGGCGACGCCGACAAGCACGGCGTGGTGTCCACGGCGTCGTACGAGGCGCGCCCGTACGGCGTGCACAGCGCCATGCCCTCGTCCACGGCGAAGCGCCTGTGCCCGCACGCCATCTGGACGCATGGCCATTTCGACCGCTACCGCGAGATGTCGAACGCCATCATGGACATCCTGCGCGCCGAGACGCCGCACGTGCAGCAGGTCAGCATCGACGAGGCGTTCATGGACGTGACGCCCACGTCGGTGAACCGCGAGCATCCCGTGCGCGTCGCGCAGCGCATCCAGCAGCGCGTCGAGAAGCTGGGCGTCACGTGCTCCATCGGCGTGGGCACGTCGAAGACCGTCGCGAAGATCGCTTCGGACATGGACAAGCCGCGCGGGCTGACCGTGGTGTACCCGGGCGGCGAGCGGGACTTCCTCGCCCCCCTTCCCGTCCGCACGATGAGCGGCATCGGAGCCGCGGCCGAGGAGAAGCTGCACTCCCGCGGCATCCGCACGCTCGGCCAGCTGGCCGACGCGGACGAGGGCATGCTGCTGCGCGTGTTCGGCAAGAACGGCCGCGTCATGCACGTGCGGGCGAACGGCGGCGACGACGCCCCGGTCGAGCAGGACGACACGGTGAAGTCGGTGTCGAACGAGATGACGTTCGCGTCAGACCTCACCGCGCGCGACGAGGTGGAGGGCGCCATCGCTACCATCGCCGCGAAGGTGGGGCGCCGCCTTCGGCGCAAGGGCCTGCGCGGCCGCACGATCAGCCTGCGGGTGCGCTACGACGACCGCAGCGTGCGCTCGGTGCAGCGCCAGCTGGCGGCGCCCAGCGACGACGAGTTCGCCTACACGCCGCTTCTGTACCGCATGATGGACGAGCTGTGGCGGCCCGGCATGCCCGTGCGCCTCATCGGCGTGGGGATGACGGGGTTCGAGGGCGGCGAAGGGGTGCAGGAGAGCCTGTTCGACCTCGCCGAGGCCGCGCCGAACGAGGACGACGTGCGGCCGTCCATCCCCGACGAGGGGAAGCGCCGCGGGCTCATCGAGGCCACCGACCTCGTGAAGGACAAGTTCGGCGAATCCGCCGTCCGCTTCGGCCGCGAGCTGCGCGGCGAGGGCAACACCACCGGTTCCGCCAGCAAGAACCCGGCCGACTACAAGTAG
- a CDS encoding DegV family protein, which produces MPMNFEIVTDSSCNLVEDMIDDFGLHILPLTFMVDGEQYQSYLKGQHTDLAQFYTMMREGKVITTSLPNLADSEALMRGLLEQGRDVLYLGFSSGLSGTYEATKLLIRDLAKEFPDRTMYAVDTLAASGGEGLLIWHAVQRARAGASIEEVRDWVEENKLHLAHWFTVDDLMFLFRGGRVSKTAAWAGTMLNIKPVMHVDDEGRLVPLEKVRGRKKSLNALVDHMEKAALPPIDGQMVFITHGDCIEEAEYVAEQVKERFGVKQVVINYVDPVIGAHSGPGTMALFFLADKR; this is translated from the coding sequence ATGCCGATGAACTTCGAGATCGTCACCGATTCCAGCTGCAACCTCGTCGAGGACATGATCGACGACTTCGGGCTGCACATCCTGCCCCTCACCTTCATGGTGGACGGCGAGCAGTACCAAAGCTACCTCAAGGGCCAGCACACCGATCTGGCGCAGTTCTACACGATGATGCGCGAGGGCAAGGTGATCACGACGTCGCTGCCGAACCTGGCCGATTCCGAAGCGCTCATGCGCGGCCTGCTGGAACAAGGGCGGGACGTGCTGTACCTGGGCTTCTCCAGCGGCCTGTCGGGCACCTACGAGGCCACCAAGCTGCTCATCCGCGACCTGGCGAAGGAGTTCCCCGACCGCACGATGTACGCCGTGGACACGCTGGCGGCCTCGGGCGGCGAGGGCCTGCTGATCTGGCACGCGGTCCAGCGCGCCCGTGCCGGCGCCTCCATCGAGGAGGTGCGCGACTGGGTGGAGGAGAACAAGCTGCACCTGGCTCACTGGTTCACCGTCGACGACCTCATGTTCCTGTTCCGCGGCGGCCGCGTGTCGAAGACGGCGGCCTGGGCGGGCACCATGCTCAACATCAAGCCCGTCATGCACGTGGACGACGAAGGGCGCCTCGTCCCCCTGGAGAAGGTGCGCGGCCGCAAGAAGTCCCTGAACGCGCTCGTGGACCACATGGAGAAGGCGGCGCTTCCGCCGATCGACGGGCAGATGGTGTTCATCACGCACGGCGACTGCATCGAGGAGGCCGAGTACGTGGCCGAGCAGGTGAAGGAGCGCTTCGGCGTAAAGCAGGTCGTCATCAACTACGTCGACCCCGTCATCGGCGCCCATTCCGGCCCCGGCACCATGGCGCTGTTCTTCCTGGCCGACAAGCGCTAG